A portion of the Leptidea sinapis chromosome 13, ilLepSina1.1, whole genome shotgun sequence genome contains these proteins:
- the LOC126967587 gene encoding uncharacterized protein LOC126967587, whose amino-acid sequence MLLVTNLVMFLFIYFVAPSQPQVEDNSTDLSETRVLSRMKRFIIFPEGSSLQLVFCLTYPAISHISDILLWGNTAALAYELPQDPYSPFNHKADPLHRRMDSKAIYYTDEDGKILYKQPYKRRPIVNPAFARRSVNSKKFNIDRGQMHASRKRPDFGDMNENHVEFHRSSRTGLYEKIETIIQGLGSNGRQCLLRTLCIIGRTSHYPQGAFLQEILRAVFTLPKGNIDDFYEEYDGAQASTEPCETLYPECPSTEPTFVSP is encoded by the exons ATGTTGCTGGTTACAAatcttgttatgtttttatttatatactttgtTGCGCCGTCGCAACCTCAAGTGGAAGATAATTCAACTGATTTGTCTGAGACACGAGTCTTATCGAGGATGAAACGGTTTATTATATTTCCGGAGGGAAGCTCTTTACAATTAG TATTTTGCCTAACATACCCAGCCATTTCCCACATAAGTGATATTCTACTCTGGGGCAACACGGCTGCCTTAGCGTATGAGCTGCCCCAAGATCCATACTCTCCTTTCAACCACAAAGCTGACCCACTTCATAGAAGAATGGATTCTAAAGCCATATATTACACTGATGAAGACGGCAAAATTCTTTATAAGCAGCCCTACAAGag GAGACCCATAGTGAATCCGGCATTCGCAAGGCGAAGCGTTAACTCAAAAAAGTTTAATATTGACAGGGGACAGATGCATGCGTCGAGGAAACGTCCCGACTTCGGTGATATGAATGAAAATCATGTTGAATTTCATAGAAGTAGTCGAACTGGGTTGTATGAAAAGATTgaaacaataatacaagg ACTCGGCAGTAATGGGAGGCAATGTTTGTTGAGAACACTATGTATAATCGGTCGGACGAGCCATTATCCGCAGGGCGCTTTCCTACAAGAAATATTGCGGGCGGTTTTCAC ATTGCCCAAAGGAAACATAGACGATTTCTATGAAGAATACGACGGAGCGCAAGCATCGACAGAACCTTGTGAAACTTTGTACCCAGAATGTCCAAGCACAGAGCCGACTTTTGTGTCTCCATAA